A segment of the Nitrosopumilus sp. genome:
AGCACAGGGTGGACAGTTTGAGCTAAATGTAATGATGCCAGGAATGCTAAAGTGTATGCTGGAGTCAACGGACATGCTCAAGAATTTCTTGCCGATATTTTCTATGAACCTCATTGATGGACTTACAGCAAACAAGGAAAAACTGCGTGCAGACATTGAAAACAGCCCCGTAATTGTCACGTTATTAACTCCAAAAATAGGATATCTGAAATCAGCAGAGCTTTTCAAAGAATCACTAAAGACTGGAAAAACCATCAGAGAGCTTGTTGTGTCAAAGAACTTGATGAGCAACAAAGAGATTGATTCTCTATTTGGATAGTTCATGGCAAAGATCTTCGTAGAAGCTTACGGATGTTCTGCGAGCTTTGCAGATTCTGAAATGATTTCAGGACTAGTTGTGAATGGCGGCCACACTTTAACGGATAATTCCTCCGAATCGGATCTAAACATCATAGTTACATGCTCCGTAAAGGATTCTACCGCAAACAAAATGATGTACAGGATAAATTCACTAAAAACAAAACCGCTAATTGTGGCAGGTTGTCTTCCTAAAGCAGAAAAAGAAACAGTAGAAAAATTCTCAGAAAATGCAAGTTTACTTGGACCAAACTCTTTAGGAAAAACACTCCAAGTGATCAATTCAACGCTGGAAGGTCAAAAGCTAATTGCATTGGAAGATTCAGACTTGTCAAAGATAGGACTCCCCAAAGTAAGACTCAATCCAGCAGTTGGGATTGTAGAGATAGCAAGCGGATGTATGAGCGAATGTACATTTTGTCAAACCAAAATATCAAAAGGAGATCTATCAAGTTATAGATTGGGAGACATTGTTAGACAGGTTCAGACTGAAATCAAGGAAGGATGCAAGGAAGTATGGCTGACGTCTACAGACAATGGATGTTATGGGTTGGATATAGGAACAGACTTGCCAACACTGGTAAACGCAGTATCAGACATTCCAGAGGATTTCATGATAAGAGTAGGAATGATGAATCCCATGTACATGCCAAGAATTAAAGAAAATCTAATTGCTTCATATGATAATGATAAAGTCTTCAAATTTTTGCACATTCCGGTTCAGAGCGGAAGTGACAAAGTTC
Coding sequences within it:
- a CDS encoding tRNA (N(6)-L-threonylcarbamoyladenosine(37)-C(2))-methylthiotransferase, which gives rise to MAKIFVEAYGCSASFADSEMISGLVVNGGHTLTDNSSESDLNIIVTCSVKDSTANKMMYRINSLKTKPLIVAGCLPKAEKETVEKFSENASLLGPNSLGKTLQVINSTLEGQKLIALEDSDLSKIGLPKVRLNPAVGIVEIASGCMSECTFCQTKISKGDLSSYRLGDIVRQVQTEIKEGCKEVWLTSTDNGCYGLDIGTDLPTLVNAVSDIPEDFMIRVGMMNPMYMPRIKENLIASYDNDKVFKFLHIPVQSGSDKVLHDMKRGHTAGTFREIVNKVKDKFGDFTISTDIIVGFPSETEEEFQKTISLLDETKPDVVNLSKYSARPGTDAAELDQIDAAEVKRRSKIVFEQISKISMESNQKWIGWKGKVLFDEQTDEGIKGRNFAYKPISVKDKVKIGQSHTIEITNATVKRLIGKIAS